A window of the Tiliqua scincoides isolate rTilSci1 chromosome 5, rTilSci1.hap2, whole genome shotgun sequence genome harbors these coding sequences:
- the CDC27 gene encoding cell division cycle protein 27 homolog isoform X2, producing the protein MTVLQEPVQAAIWQALNHYAYRDAVFLAERLYAEVHSEDALFLLATCYYRSGKAYKAYRLLKGHSCTTPQCKYLLAKCCVDLSKLAEGEQILSGGVFNKQKSHDDIVTEFGDSACFTLSLLGHVYCKTDRLAKGSECYQKSLSLNPFLWSPFESLCEIGEKPDPDQTFKLTSIQNFSSCLPNTCTTIVSNHSIPHRQPETVLMETPQDTLELNRLNLESSNSKYSSNTDSSMSYIDSAVISPDAVPLGSGTAFLTKQAQNKPKTGRSLLGGPAALSPLTPSFGILPLETPSPGDGSYLQNCTNSSSVIDVPPPGAPSKKTVTRINQTGTKSVFSQSGNSREVTPVLVAQTQSSVPQTSTTPQVLSPTIAAPPNVLPRRSSRLFSSDSSTTKENSKKLKMKFPPKIANRKTKCKTNKGGITQPNINDSLEITKLDSSIISEGKIASVTPQIQAFTLQKAAAGLMSLLRDMGKGYLALCSYNCKEAIHILSHLPSHHYNTGWVLCHIGRAYFELAEYMQAERIFSEVRRIENYRVEGMEIYSTTLWHLQKDVALSVLSKDLTDMDKNSPEAWCAAGNCFSLQREHDIAIKFFQRAIQVDPNYAYAYTLLGHEFVLTEELEKALACFRNAIRMNPRHYNAWYGLGMIYYKQEKFSLAEMHFQKALHINPQSSVLLCHIGVVQHALKKSEKALDTLNKAINIDPKNPLCKFHRASVLFANEKYKYALQELEELKQIVPKESLVYFLIGKVYKKLGQTHLALMNFSWAMDLDPKGANNQIKEAIDKRYLPDDEEPVTQDEQSNERGPYESVGTDESQASSMTDADDTQLHAVESDEF; encoded by the exons TGCACTCAGAAGATGCCCTGTTCTTATTGGCAACCTGTTACTATCGCTCAGGAAAGGCATATAAAGCATACAGGCTCCTTAAAGGACACAGTTGTACCACCCCGCAATGTAAATATTTGCTTGCCAAGTGCTGCGTTGACCTCAGCAA ACTTGCAGAAGGAGAGCAGATTTTGTCTGGTGGAGTATTCAACAAACAGAAAAGCCATGATGACATTGTGACAGAGTTTGGTGACTCTGCATGCTTCACTCTTTCACTCCTGGGACACGTGTACTG CAAGACAGATCGGCTTGCCAAAGGATCCGAATGTTACCAAAAGAGCCTTAGTTTAAATCCTTTCCTCTGGTCCCCTTTTGAATCACTATGTGAAATAG GTGAGAAGCCAGACCCTGACCAAACATTCAAGTTAACATCTATACAGAACTTCAGTAGCTGCTTGCCTAACACATGCACAACAATAGTATCGAATCACAGCATACCCCACAGACAGCCAGAGACAGTTCTCATGGAAACACCACAAGACACTCTT GAATTAAACAGACTCAACCTGGAGTCCTCCAACTCTAAATATTCCTCCAACACAGATTCCTCCATGTCTTATATTGACTCGGCTGTAATTTCACCAGATGCTGTACCTCTTGGATCAGGAACTGCCTTCTTAACTAAACAGgctcaaaacaaaccaaaaactgGCCGAAGTCTTCTGGGTGGACCAGCGGCTCTGAGTCCATTAACACCAAG CTTTGGAATCTTGCCATTAGAAACCCCCAGCCCTGGAGATGGATCCTATTTACAAAACTGCACAAATTCTTCTTCCGTAATTGATGTACCGCCACCAGGAGCCCCTTCCAAGAAG ACTGTCACCAGAATAAACCAAACTGGAACAAAGTCGGTCTTCTCACAAAGTGGCAATAGTCGAGAAGTAACGCCAGTCCTTGTAGCACAAACACAAAGTTCAGTCCCACAGACAAG TACAACTCCTCAGGTATTGAGCCCAACCATTGCTGCTCCACCTAATGTGCTGCCTCGGAGAAGTTCTCGCCTGTTCTCTAGTGATAGTTCCACAACTAAG GAGAACAGTAAAAAGTTAAAAATGAAGTTTCCACCCAAAATTGCAAACCGAAAGACAAAGTGTAAAACGAATAAGGGAGGGATCACACAGCCAAACATAAATGACAGTTTGGAAATCACCAAACTTGACTCATCCATCATTTCAGAAGGAAAGATTGCTTCTGTAACACCACAGATCCAGGCATTCACTttacagaaagcagcagcag GTTTGATGAGCCTTCTTCGTGACATGGGGAAAGGATATTTAGCTTTGTGTTCTTACAACTGTAAAGAAGCAATTCATATACTGAGTCATTTGCCTTCTCACCACTACAACACGGGCTGGGTGCTGTGCCATATTGGAAGAGCTTACTTTGAGCTTGCAGAATATATGCAG GCCGAGAGGATATTCTCTGAAGTAAGAAGGATTGAAAACTACAGAGTAGAGGGCATGGAAATCTACTCAACCACACTTTGGCATCTTCAAAAAGatgtggctctttcagtcctTTCAAAAGACTTAACTGATATGGATAAAAATTCACCAGAG GCATGGTGTGCTGCAGGAAACTGCTTCAGTTTGCAACGGGAACATGATATTGCCATCAAGTTCTTCCAGAGAGCCATTCAAGTTGATCCAAATTATGCTTATGCCTACACTCTCCTAGGGCATGAGTTTGTATTAACAGAGGAACTTGAGAAAGCATTAGCCTGCTTTAGGAATGCAATTAGGATGAATCCTCGGCACTATAATGCATG GTATGGGTTGGGAATGATTTACTACAAACAGGAGAAATTCAGCCTTGCAGAAATGCATTTCCAGAAAGCACTTCATATCAACCCCCAGAGTTCTGTCTTGCTGTGTCACATTGGAGTT GTTCAGCACGCTCTGAAGAAATCCGAAAAGGCTTTAGATACTCTCAACAAAGCCATTAATATTGATCCCAAGAATCCCCTCTGCAAATTCCATAGAGCCTCAGTATTATTTGCAAATGAGAAGTACAAG TATGCTTTGCAAGAGCTTGAAGAATTAAAGCAGATTGTTCCCAAAGAGTCTCTTGTTTACTTCTTAATAGGAAAG GTTTATAAAAAGTTGGGTCAAACTCACCTTGCACTGATGAACTTCTCCTGGGCTATGGACCTGGATCCCAAAGGAGCCAACAACCAGATCAAAGAGGCCATTGATAAGCGGTACCTGCCTGATGATGAAGAGCCTGTAACTCAAGATGAACAGAGCAATGAACGTGGTCCATACGAATCAG ttgGTACAGATGAGTCCCAGGCAAGCAGCATGACTGACGCAGATGACACACAGCTCCATGCAGTAGAAAGTGATGAATTTTAA
- the CDC27 gene encoding cell division cycle protein 27 homolog isoform X1: MTVLQEPVQAAIWQALNHYAYRDAVFLAERLYAEVHSEDALFLLATCYYRSGKAYKAYRLLKGHSCTTPQCKYLLAKCCVDLSKLAEGEQILSGGVFNKQKSHDDIVTEFGDSACFTLSLLGHVYCKTDRLAKGSECYQKSLSLNPFLWSPFESLCEIGEKPDPDQTFKLTSIQNFSSCLPNTCTTIVSNHSIPHRQPETVLMETPQDTLELNRLNLESSNSKYSSNTDSSMSYIDSAVISPDAVPLGSGTAFLTKQAQNKPKTGRSLLGGPAALSPLTPSFGILPLETPSPGDGSYLQNCTNSSSVIDVPPPGAPSKKTVTRINQTGTKSVFSQSGNSREVTPVLVAQTQSSVPQTSTTPQVLSPTIAAPPNVLPRRSSRLFSSDSSTTKENSKKLKMKFPPKIANRKTKCKTNKGGITQPNINDSLEITKLDSSIISEGKIASVTPQIQAFTLQKAAAEGLMSLLRDMGKGYLALCSYNCKEAIHILSHLPSHHYNTGWVLCHIGRAYFELAEYMQAERIFSEVRRIENYRVEGMEIYSTTLWHLQKDVALSVLSKDLTDMDKNSPEAWCAAGNCFSLQREHDIAIKFFQRAIQVDPNYAYAYTLLGHEFVLTEELEKALACFRNAIRMNPRHYNAWYGLGMIYYKQEKFSLAEMHFQKALHINPQSSVLLCHIGVVQHALKKSEKALDTLNKAINIDPKNPLCKFHRASVLFANEKYKYALQELEELKQIVPKESLVYFLIGKVYKKLGQTHLALMNFSWAMDLDPKGANNQIKEAIDKRYLPDDEEPVTQDEQSNERGPYESVGTDESQASSMTDADDTQLHAVESDEF, from the exons TGCACTCAGAAGATGCCCTGTTCTTATTGGCAACCTGTTACTATCGCTCAGGAAAGGCATATAAAGCATACAGGCTCCTTAAAGGACACAGTTGTACCACCCCGCAATGTAAATATTTGCTTGCCAAGTGCTGCGTTGACCTCAGCAA ACTTGCAGAAGGAGAGCAGATTTTGTCTGGTGGAGTATTCAACAAACAGAAAAGCCATGATGACATTGTGACAGAGTTTGGTGACTCTGCATGCTTCACTCTTTCACTCCTGGGACACGTGTACTG CAAGACAGATCGGCTTGCCAAAGGATCCGAATGTTACCAAAAGAGCCTTAGTTTAAATCCTTTCCTCTGGTCCCCTTTTGAATCACTATGTGAAATAG GTGAGAAGCCAGACCCTGACCAAACATTCAAGTTAACATCTATACAGAACTTCAGTAGCTGCTTGCCTAACACATGCACAACAATAGTATCGAATCACAGCATACCCCACAGACAGCCAGAGACAGTTCTCATGGAAACACCACAAGACACTCTT GAATTAAACAGACTCAACCTGGAGTCCTCCAACTCTAAATATTCCTCCAACACAGATTCCTCCATGTCTTATATTGACTCGGCTGTAATTTCACCAGATGCTGTACCTCTTGGATCAGGAACTGCCTTCTTAACTAAACAGgctcaaaacaaaccaaaaactgGCCGAAGTCTTCTGGGTGGACCAGCGGCTCTGAGTCCATTAACACCAAG CTTTGGAATCTTGCCATTAGAAACCCCCAGCCCTGGAGATGGATCCTATTTACAAAACTGCACAAATTCTTCTTCCGTAATTGATGTACCGCCACCAGGAGCCCCTTCCAAGAAG ACTGTCACCAGAATAAACCAAACTGGAACAAAGTCGGTCTTCTCACAAAGTGGCAATAGTCGAGAAGTAACGCCAGTCCTTGTAGCACAAACACAAAGTTCAGTCCCACAGACAAG TACAACTCCTCAGGTATTGAGCCCAACCATTGCTGCTCCACCTAATGTGCTGCCTCGGAGAAGTTCTCGCCTGTTCTCTAGTGATAGTTCCACAACTAAG GAGAACAGTAAAAAGTTAAAAATGAAGTTTCCACCCAAAATTGCAAACCGAAAGACAAAGTGTAAAACGAATAAGGGAGGGATCACACAGCCAAACATAAATGACAGTTTGGAAATCACCAAACTTGACTCATCCATCATTTCAGAAGGAAAGATTGCTTCTGTAACACCACAGATCCAGGCATTCACTttacagaaagcagcagcag AAGGTTTGATGAGCCTTCTTCGTGACATGGGGAAAGGATATTTAGCTTTGTGTTCTTACAACTGTAAAGAAGCAATTCATATACTGAGTCATTTGCCTTCTCACCACTACAACACGGGCTGGGTGCTGTGCCATATTGGAAGAGCTTACTTTGAGCTTGCAGAATATATGCAG GCCGAGAGGATATTCTCTGAAGTAAGAAGGATTGAAAACTACAGAGTAGAGGGCATGGAAATCTACTCAACCACACTTTGGCATCTTCAAAAAGatgtggctctttcagtcctTTCAAAAGACTTAACTGATATGGATAAAAATTCACCAGAG GCATGGTGTGCTGCAGGAAACTGCTTCAGTTTGCAACGGGAACATGATATTGCCATCAAGTTCTTCCAGAGAGCCATTCAAGTTGATCCAAATTATGCTTATGCCTACACTCTCCTAGGGCATGAGTTTGTATTAACAGAGGAACTTGAGAAAGCATTAGCCTGCTTTAGGAATGCAATTAGGATGAATCCTCGGCACTATAATGCATG GTATGGGTTGGGAATGATTTACTACAAACAGGAGAAATTCAGCCTTGCAGAAATGCATTTCCAGAAAGCACTTCATATCAACCCCCAGAGTTCTGTCTTGCTGTGTCACATTGGAGTT GTTCAGCACGCTCTGAAGAAATCCGAAAAGGCTTTAGATACTCTCAACAAAGCCATTAATATTGATCCCAAGAATCCCCTCTGCAAATTCCATAGAGCCTCAGTATTATTTGCAAATGAGAAGTACAAG TATGCTTTGCAAGAGCTTGAAGAATTAAAGCAGATTGTTCCCAAAGAGTCTCTTGTTTACTTCTTAATAGGAAAG GTTTATAAAAAGTTGGGTCAAACTCACCTTGCACTGATGAACTTCTCCTGGGCTATGGACCTGGATCCCAAAGGAGCCAACAACCAGATCAAAGAGGCCATTGATAAGCGGTACCTGCCTGATGATGAAGAGCCTGTAACTCAAGATGAACAGAGCAATGAACGTGGTCCATACGAATCAG ttgGTACAGATGAGTCCCAGGCAAGCAGCATGACTGACGCAGATGACACACAGCTCCATGCAGTAGAAAGTGATGAATTTTAA